The Spirosoma foliorum genome has a window encoding:
- a CDS encoding DUF58 domain-containing protein gives MKQPLNLGQVRSFGNVEFLARQLVEGFITGLHKSPFHGFSVEFAEHRLYNTGETTRHIDWKVFGKTEKLFVKRYEEETNLRCHLLIDTSSSMYYPEATYGKMTFSVMAAACLAYMLQRQKDAVSLTTFADQIDLQTPTKSTPSHVHKLFTQLDLLMQQPKPLRRTSAADVIHQVAEKINKRSLVVIFSDMFDNSEKADALFSALQHLRHNLHEVLLFHVTDKKTEEDFAFDERPYEFIDLETGEKVKLQPGQVRETYQQAVKTYFQELKMRCGQYKIDFIEADIDQGFDQILTSYLVKRTKMK, from the coding sequence GGCCAGGTACGTTCATTTGGTAACGTCGAATTTCTAGCCCGCCAATTGGTCGAAGGGTTCATTACCGGCCTGCATAAATCGCCATTCCACGGTTTCTCGGTGGAATTTGCTGAACACCGACTCTATAACACGGGTGAGACTACGCGGCATATTGACTGGAAGGTATTCGGCAAGACCGAAAAACTGTTTGTCAAACGATATGAGGAAGAAACAAATCTGCGCTGCCACCTACTGATTGATACGTCGTCGTCGATGTATTATCCAGAAGCCACTTATGGGAAGATGACCTTTAGTGTCATGGCTGCAGCTTGTTTGGCGTATATGCTACAGCGTCAGAAAGACGCCGTGAGCTTGACAACATTTGCCGATCAGATTGATTTGCAGACGCCTACCAAGTCGACGCCATCGCATGTCCATAAACTCTTTACGCAATTGGACTTGCTGATGCAGCAACCCAAACCCTTACGTCGAACGTCGGCTGCGGATGTGATTCATCAGGTTGCCGAGAAAATCAACAAACGGTCGCTAGTGGTTATTTTTAGCGATATGTTCGACAATAGTGAAAAGGCCGATGCGCTTTTTTCGGCTTTGCAACACCTGCGTCATAACCTGCACGAGGTGCTACTGTTTCACGTTACCGACAAGAAAACCGAAGAGGACTTTGCATTTGACGAACGCCCTTACGAATTTATTGATCTTGAAACGGGCGAGAAAGTAAAACTTCAACCAGGGCAGGTTCGGGAAACCTACCAACAAGCTGTAAAAACGTATTTTCAGGAACTGAAGATGCGTTGTGGTCAATACAAAATTGATTTTATCGAAGCGGATATTGACCAGGGCTTCGATCAGATTCTGACGTCGTATTTAGTGAAACGGACGAAAATGAAGTGA